One genomic window of Salvia miltiorrhiza cultivar Shanhuang (shh) chromosome 4, IMPLAD_Smil_shh, whole genome shotgun sequence includes the following:
- the LOC131023279 gene encoding uncharacterized protein LOC131023279 produces MTNDLAVTISTAVPIAGKEDSWVWSATKDVSFSTKSAYNIIQDSRNTATQTSFSKEMMQKMWDTPVPQKAIVTSWRLLRNRLPNIPIGEVELMCNACCHQLESANHLFTRCPKTEEVWIGVQRWLGVHTLRPQGTIEHFDAFTNLGRKKSSKFLRALWICTTWLLWKSRNERRFDGKNWEVQSLIGEIKVRLWSWNMIFKLNEKEMCFSSWMSGSISSVIV; encoded by the coding sequence ATGACTAACGACCTTGCTGTTACTATCTCTACTGCTGTACCTATTGCAGGAAAGGAAGATTCATGGGTATGGAGTGCAACCAAGGACGTGTCATTCTCAACAAAATCAGCctacaacatcattcaagactcaaggaaCACTGCAACACAAACGAGTTTCAGCAAAGAAATGATGCAGAAAATGTGGGACACTCCGGTTCCTCAGAAGGCAATAGTCACTTCTTGGAGATTACTGAGGAATAGATTACCAAACATTCCAATTGGTGAAGTGGAGCTCATGTGCAATGCTTGCTGCCACCAACTGGAATCGGCAAATCACTTATTTACGAGGTGCCCAAAGACTGAAGAGGTTTGGATAGGAGTGCAAAGATGGCTGGGCGTTCACACTCTGCGACCACAAGGTACGATTGAACATTTCGACGCGTTTACTAACTTGGGGAGGAAAAAGAGTTCGAAGTTTCTTAGGGCTCTTTGGATCTGTACCACTTGGTTACTTTGGAAGAGTCGCAATGAGAGGAGATTTGATGGAAAGAATTGGGAAGTTCAAAGCTTGATTGGGGAGATAAAAGtaagactttggagttggaacatgatttttaaattgaatGAAAAGGAGATGTGTTTCTCCTCATGGATGTCTGGATCAATTTCAAGTGTAATTGTGTAA